cataatacaaatatgcTATGTAGCAACAGTGCAAGTCTACTGCTGAATAGGCATAGTAAAACATAGGAAATATGAACGACTGTGTGTATGATTGTAAGTGAATATGTCCATTATAAAACGGACAATAAAATCTTGGTACACAATACAGAAAGCGGCGACAATATCATACAGTGCGACAAATTGATAACACCTTCCGGCAGACACCGCACCGCAGCCATTCTGCTTGACGTTGAGACACCTGTCCCAAATAGACCCAGTGATCTTTatggtttaattatatttaacattctgATGTcgcgaatatttaaattaattttgtttactttaaattaatttaatatatgaaagttgtaattttatttaggtaacatattattttagtttatattcaatcgattttcacatatttgactttatttgtaaagatTGGATTCTGGTTGAAAAACCACGTAACCGTAAACTGTACTTGCTTTGTATTCAAAATTGTAGTTTTGTACAAGACAATGTTGTTTAGtgttaaaatttcttattcgtaactgacaattttaaagatttcttCGAATGCcggtatttaaacattttgcatTACACTATCAGAAAATCGTATCAAAAGGTACCGTCAATAACCAATAATcgttgtaaatataatgagGACGATATTTGAGTTgttgtatgataatattagCTGCCACGCGCAACTTAACCCGTGTGGCCAAAGGAAATTTACAGTAAGTCTGTAAGTTTATCACTGTGATATTTTGAATAGAGCAGCATCTATCggaatttatataactagtaattcaaaattcaatcaGTAGATATCATTTCCAAGGAGCTTCCGGATTGCCATGGAAATTAGACGGTTTACCGCcgtaaatataagtatatcatTCTATATCATTCTCTAGCCTATCGTCCATCcacagacacaaaaatcaaaatatagaaTCGTTCGATAACGACTCGAAAGgaagagaaacaaacaaacacgcagcgctacttttacatttattttcctataacccatgaaaaatatttttattggtaaatAATTCTAAGCCAGCGAAGAGTTTCTAAACTGCTATCTAATTTAGTGCCTTTGCGATTGGAGCAGCTCGCTTTGACTCTGCTTTAAATTTGCAACAATCCGAAATCAGGCGGAAAACTATCTTACTAAGTTCGGACTAAATGAACGAGAAGTTTCTGACAGTATACTGCAACATCGGTCCAAGACGTCCTCGTATGGCCTCGAAGGATCCcaagttaatattttcaaataattaaacttcttAGAGTGTAATAAATTACACCTTCTGGTGCCTTCTAGATACCTATCACTATCCATCGTACCTACGCTACGCGTTATGTTGTAAGTGTCGACCAAATTTGATTtgcattattttgttattatcataCTACGACGTCATCATCTTAATACCTATATCTCTAGTAGcgatcatttttaaatagtggTTAAGAACTAAAAGGCAGCAAATAAATAGAGTAGGTAATTGTATGTCATACGTaaacaaatgattattttttatctagcTTTCCGGCCGTtgcttcgctcgcgtagtcaaaagaaaaaagacACCTTGAGGTTTTTCCGGAATAAGATCATATGTCCTTTCTTATGCtacaaactatctttgtaccaaatttaatccaaatcggttaattGGTTCAGGCGTGAAGAAGGGACGAACAAACAGAGTTATTttcatgatattaaattttaatatttttaggatTATTAGGGTTTTAATCCAAGAAActacttaattaattacccACCtacattatgttttaataattaaatacaaatttaaattacctcTTGAAGTATAAAAATCGTTTCCCATATTGATTATTGCCTTATTTTCGAATCCCACTCCGTTTCCCAACTGAAAGATCttaaaaaatgaagaaaaacttttataattacaaccAAGCTTACTCTTAAAATAAGCGAATACATCATTTAGGTAGctattaagttaattttattatataacattatgtaacatattttcattatgaaaGTTTAGAAAATCGAATCGAAAATGCAAAAGAGGTAAcagttgatattaatatatatatatataatagtttattagttaatataataaaaatgatttaaaaataataattcgctTACGTTGCCAAGCCAATCCCAAGCTGGGAGCTGCCACATCTGCCATCCATTAGAATACctcaatgaaaaacaaaataatttattaattttcgtgtgcattgaaacaatattatgcagagaaataaaaaaattccttccataatataccaaaaatgaattattatttttttatactaagaAAACCAAACTTACTCGTAAATTATACCACTACCTCACAAATGTTACATGAACCATGAAATCAATATATAAGTGCCAGATTACATTTCAAATAGAGAATACAGTTGaatgaaccgatttagatataatttgtatacatGTTTTATGCGGTTGTGTATAAAATcccttattatatttgttaatttaatttgtattcaattattactagaaaaaaattaagaatgagtattgtaactatttatattactaacgCCATCTATGAAGAATTTTAGTACTAAGTTGGATTGGATACTAGGTTGTGCAATTTGCATTTCTAATCCGATTCTACTAACACCATCTCTTAGGGAActtttagtaataattaaatcaaaaagaataaatatgcatttttataattcaacatTGCATGCTTCtggcataatataaatttaaactaaaccaTGAAATAGGTAGACTAAAAGCTTTGCAGTTTCTGCAATGTGTTTGAGGCTACAAAAAAACGGTGATTTTGCGAAGGAAAAAGATGAAACTGCTTTCTCTTTGATCACATTCGTTGTATCTCAGGATACAATTGAATCTGGACTGTTTAAGAGATATGTAGATTTTTGACGTTATCAAAAATTCTCGGTTGGTTCTAAATTCATAGCgttcatacataaatactaaCTGACCCGACttacgctgttctgccttactctttatatttatgggtacgaaaaatagattttggaTCCTCatacctacccgatatgcaaacaaaatttcatgagaatcggtccagccgatTCGGAGGACTATAGTAACTAAatttgtgacacgagaattttatatatatgtataaacgtAACATTTATAGTATGTAATTTGGCATCAGTAATAAAATAGggtattttaaacacaatttagtACGAAACTAAAagaaatcctttaaaaatgttaagttaATAGATTTAAACAAGCGATAATAATACGAATGATAGATCAATAATCGAACAAATCTACGCTCAATATGGAGACATAACTGTTgcaataatttgtttcaaaatgtGGTATATATTTTGGACTTACGTGTTTTGTGTCATGGCAGCAGTACCCTCTTCTCCATTATTTATACTATgggctataaaataaaaatctcattaTTAATTGTCATCAACACCACAATAATTTGCAGCATATTTTACTCACCCCATTTCGAACCGGAAACTCTATTATTgatgaatcctactaatattataaatgcgaaagtttggaaggatgtgtgtgtgtttgttactcttttacgcaaaaactactgaaccgattgcaatgaaatttggtacgtagacagctggaaaactgaaataacatataggcaactttttgtaccgatattcctacgggatacggactcacgcgggtgaaaccgcggggcgcaggtagtttaatataaattcattaaattatcaacTACAATGAcatatatgagaaattttgaaagaatagaaaaaatttgatcacgaggcaggaacCTGCGTTTcatgcctaaccgtagcaacgcctagcctctcggccaatCGTGAttccgccacagtaatcgaatttcttctattctttcggtttcatgtgcctaaggggcaccccacgccatttattgagatgattaagaaccatcacaaccaatacgaaacattatttcaatgatttgttaaatttaatttttagttttatagcattgaaatgcttcataattgagaaattttgaaatatattatttaaaatatattattaataggcACATGaaaatgtcattttatttaatttttagttttataaaactaaaaattaaataaaatgacatatttttatatgggttatgaatattttttttagagcAATATATGCATGACGTACCTTTCCAAGCGTGTATGAAGCTGAAAAATGAACataatacaagtatataaatactcTTTGATATCatgtttatacaatatttaagaatattttatatgttaaaaaacaaatcgtTACACTGAACTGAAGTAAACTAATTTGACTGctgcttataaattaaagtttatttgtctGATTTCCTTTAAATTAGGCATATCTTACACTGAGCGTGCGCCTCATGGATATTTAtgtcttactaatattataaacgcgatagCTTGAAAgcatggatggatgtttgttactctgtcGTCCGAGAACAACTTATCGGatgtgtatgaaatttggtatcgagatagattatagactGGATACACACATATGTGCtacttttaaacttttaacgaGAGtaacgccgcgggttacagcaaGTAATGAAGCACTGAAGCTTTGCCGACGCGTCGTATCCAATAAACCTTAATTCTTATCATGTTAGGGgacgaaatttattaaaataataggcCTGAAATACGtgacttaataaatttaatcaaataacgattttctaaaaataaaattgttttgaacttaaaaaatactcatttattgtattattttttttatcgttttattttttgattttatttgttaaaattcaaCTGTACTAACGaagcataaaaatgtattattttataaccgaACGGGTTTTTCTCGAATAATTTTAAGGTGTCGTCAAATGTAATAGGATAACATGAAAAGTGTAGGTTAGGTCGCATTAATATGGAAGCGTGATGATTTTCTCGGAAACCCATGCGATATCCCGGTCGTTTGTTAAGCTCTCGAATTATGTGGCGCCCGGGGGAGTTCTCGGGAGcaacacaaaacaaattttactttttcgcTCAGAAATTTACTTTCTATCTGCCTGCCTGGGTAATCCGGGTAAATTATAGTCttccttaataaattgttgtcTAGATTTTCGatgcaaatttttaatttccgtTTTTTTTCGGTTCCAGGTAGtgtgtttatgtttaataatgatGATTATTTCTTATGAGTATAAGagataggtatataatagCAATGCTAAGAAAAATATGGCTTacatttaagaattaaaaaatgcattgAGATATTACAAGTATGATCATTGATTATTTGAACGTAAAACGTTGTGTGAggatatttaaatctttttgtCTTTTTGATAACCCCTAGTTGATAAATTTCAAGATAGTGCAAAAGAGTCTCAAtgcaattcataaaatatgtacagaaTACTCTGGCAAAAGTGAAAACGTTTTCCATtggttgtattttattgcatttccACAACGAACGGGAATAAAATCATTGATAAGTTAGATAAACACGGGCGTAAACAATAGAAGGATATAAAGTTAGGTTGCGGCCATGTCACGGCGGACTAACACAAATAGCTCAATTAAACAGGGCCGTTATGCCCAGAACATCCCTCCGACAACAAATGGTGTAGTCATCTGTTCACGGGCAGGTACTGTGTCGCGTTAAAACTCGACGCTGACGCTTTGTTTTTAAGTGTTACATTTTCAACATTATATACGCTTGTAAGATATAATGAATAGGGCTACGAGAAACTAATTGATTTCATTGATTGGGTTTATTGTGATTGgaagttaatttttatctgtatcAAAGCACTTATGGTAATAGTAACAAGCTCAACCAgggaattataatttactttgtaaatatatccaattaatattaagaatttcGTACAAATaaccttttataatattaaattatattttataaaatacttttgttGGCGAATCAAtacaatactaaatatattgcctagtagctttccgcccgcggcttcgcccgcgtggaactcggttatatcgctttcaactccttcttctatttttttcgcgataaaaattatcttatgtCCATTCCCAAGTTCtgttctaccttcataccaaataacaaaaaaaaatggttcagtggttttgaCATGAAAACGtaacagatagacagacagagttactttcgcatttataatattagtagggatagtaCTCACGTACCTGTCgtacatattatacaacatGAACACTTTatgttataagtatagattctTGTTTCATATGTTACTTAACAGGATGTTCATGAAATTgcttgaattatttttaacagtacGACAAATTAAATGGTTTAACATGCTCCAACATTGATAAAGGTACAAAAGTCGGTACAGTAATCCAAAAGAGGTTTGCTCATTTAAATCAAAAGGCAATACGCTCTATTCTATTCGCGGAACACACAGCACAAGCAAGACTCTCGAAACTTCGAAGCAATACGGCCGCTTGCTTAATTGGCTAGAGTTTTCCcttaatatttacaactttTAAGCAAATGCAGTTGAAATGCATTCGAGAGTTTCGTAATACACTCGCTTTAGCTTTGGTAGGTTTTTCTTAAACAATTTGCATCGGGTTCCGATTTGAATtggatttaattaaagtcGCTACCGAGTCTTTAATTGTAAGAAGATATTTCTTTGAttacaatatcaaaataaataggtaatatttttagttacaaATAGACaacaaatgaattataaatcggataaaatgtattacgGCGATGTATATAGAAAGTGTAGTAGAGtgattgaaaaatcattaagGATATGTATGACTGTACTAAAGGTTAATAATAAGGAAAGGTTTGTTGAAAAGTTCATAAGCCGTCCATCCAGACTTAACCTGCAGGTCTACGAGAAgtgagtttatttaaaaaattgtcgtATGAATAAAAGAATTACTCTCATATGTGTTACAAATACAGAACCatccaaattattaaatagaagaGAAAAGAGAGTCGCCACTCAAAATTGTTTCTAGTGTTTTCGTGTTGCTAGGAAACCCATTGGCGTTGCTAGGAAACGATgagttataaatttgtttgaagTTACGATAGGAATAGCGAGAACTTGTTGATATAAACTAACAGCTCTAATGAGGATATTcgtagtttttttgtttaattatttagactTACGTCATAACACGACTTAAGATATAAAGTTTTTCATGTGATTGAGGATACAAGGAAATTCCTGTTTCCTGTTGATGTATATGTTatcgtaaaattataaaaaccgtTATTTTATAGCCTTTCTCACGACATTGAAAACTGTCGAAAAAATTCGTTGAGATCTGTAGCATTATTAGTATTGTAGGtgtattgtacatatatataaaatatattgtcgaGTAGCAATGATAGAGATTATAAAAgtctttttaaatagaaatttaaatcttgacatttatagctttttaaaatatcaaagcgGTTTTAACacttacacatttaaaagTGTAGCAATACCTAGGTATTAGGTTATAATTATGTGTATAGCATAAAATGAGCTCAGAATTTTgttcataattaaatcatcAAAGTAAGTGATATCCTACAACGATATTATCATTTCTCGAGACAcggtatatattatgtaacttcTAAGATGTAAATTTCGTATATCAAAGTATTCGcgttgttttatgttaaataataatttaatacaacagGCATTTAGTGTATGTCTCATAACATTAATCAATACACGTATGCTCAAAtatgttgtaattaaatttgcagCGAATGCCATTATTATGAAGCGTCTGATTTGTTTATgtcaagataataaaatagagtTTATATACGGGTAAATGTCGTTGGAATTCACGAGCGTTGATAGAATTTTCAGTAGGGTTGATGGAAAAAACAATTCACGCGAAGGGTTTTCCGATGCAAcatttgaaaaacaatatCTTCTTCAATGTCTCAGTCTATCGCCCAGGAGTCAATGACGGGCTTTGGAAAAGTGTCACGTAATATGTAAATCGTTCAGGTCGCGATGTGTCCCGACTGTCAAAAACAACCGCTCTCGAAGAGATCTTGGGGCGATTTTTTCTCAATGATGTCGTTTCTTCAaatcaaatgaattttttcttttgacatgaattatttaatagcattaatgattatataatttaaaaagaaatccaATTATgttggaaaattttaattaatattcaataaaacttttcaaataatCCGTTTAGATCTGTAGGCGGGTACTTTCAAATACCAAACCCTTGGAATTCGATAATATTCGTTTCGATAAATTCAGGAGATTTAACGAGATAAGGTAATCAAAATGAAGACTCAGTTAAATATTGCACTGTCGCTtactaaaaactattttattttatatccgtCATCAGTATTAAGTAACTGTAGGAAAACTGGATGGTACAGTCAATAtgctaaacaaataatttatgtcttttattataacataatattttctaaatataatgatGTAAAATTGCGGTTTTAAACTTCcggtttttttgttttctgtttgtttgtaataattaaaattaaaattaaaaaacacaataagtATCATTTGATTAATTGATACTTGGGTATTTTGTTCCAATTTCGTCCTGCGCTaatgtgattaaataaaattttcttccaAATCACAAATTCCACGGAAATCTAAACAACAACGCatcaaacacaatttttagCAGTGCCTACACTAAATTTCGAAATGACCGATGtgtatattattctaaataattgaTCCTCTATAATAAAATGGCTATTAGACCCAAGCAGGTATTAAAAGAACCGCTTAATGGTAAAACAATATAGCGAGGATGTCCCGACGTGATGcctttgtttaaatatgcaaCGTGTCATCGCCGGTGACGCTCTCGAAATATTACAACGCCTGTTAGCATAATAAAAGAGCACCGCTACAGGCGGGGCATTATTGCATTAACGAGGTGCAGGGGAAATGAAATGGCATCCGCATATTTTTCTAAGAAGtacctttaaaattttatgcattGTTTCTTCTTTGCACTGCTTAGTTTGTATCAGCGCA
The sequence above is a segment of the Zerene cesonia ecotype Mississippi chromosome 17, Zerene_cesonia_1.1, whole genome shotgun sequence genome. Coding sequences within it:
- the LOC119833373 gene encoding uncharacterized protein LOC119833373, coding for MISKSIYILVLCSFFSFIHAWKAHSINNGEEGTAAMTQNTYSNGWQMWQLPAWDWLGNIFQLGNGVGFENKAIINMGNDFYTSRVLNHYLKMIATRDIGIKMMTS